From one Nothobranchius furzeri strain GRZ-AD chromosome 2, NfurGRZ-RIMD1, whole genome shotgun sequence genomic stretch:
- the LOC107377437 gene encoding myb/SANT-like DNA-binding domain-containing protein 7 has protein sequence MAGKTSARSQHFWTDEETEFMLNQLKELNIFKFMDGRKTRNGELFKTVQEQMASAGYTRTPEQIRVRWKHVKHAFLNARKNNSTSVHAPVTSSFSAALEELLEHRSMTQAGEHGVDVGFAPVSESTSERDLVDGTMEEATPSSSGSSEQKRPTSPALQHRTSTPARRSGRRGQRRVAPEVGEFLDRLEDMQKGWMEAIRESQDREERLVNSIIESNAAVVASLMEGIRSFRCYTKSANPSHFVTPGASVEPSCVCTPQTGIKEEEEDDTLKP, from the exons ATGGCTGGAAAAACTAGTGCTCGATCTCAACATTTTTGGACCGACGAGGAAACCGAATTCATGCTTAATCAACTCAAGGAGTTGAACATATTTAAATTCATGGATGGGAGAAAAACCCGCAATGGCGAACTTTTTAAAACAGTGCAGGAACAGATGGCCAGCGCCGGCTACACGAGGACACCAGAGCAAATTCGCGTCCGCTGGAAGCACGTGAAACACGCGTTTTTAAATGCAAGAAAAAACAATAGTACGAGTGTTCATGCACCTGTGACATCATCTTTTTCTGCTGCGCTGGAGGAGCTACTTGAACACCGGTCTATGACACAAGCCGGCGAACACGGGGTGGACGTTGGGTTTGCTCCAGTCTCAG AGAGTACGTCTGAGAGAGACCTCGTTGACGGAACAATGGAGGAAGCCACACCATCCAGCTCAGGCTCTTCGGAGCAAAAAAGGCCGACCAGCCCCGCTTTACAGCACCGCACTAGCACTCCTG CAAGGAGGAGTGGGAGGAGGGGCCAAAGGCGTGTTGCACCAGAAGTGGGAGAGTTTCTGGATCGACTTGAAGACATGCAGAAGGGTTGGATGGAGGCCATCAGAGAAAGCCAGGATCGAGAGGAGCGTCTGGTGAACAGCATAATTGAGAGCAATGCTGCGGTTGTGGCCTCACTAATGGAAGGAATACGCAGCTTCAGGTGTTACACCAAATCCGCCAACCCTTCACATTTTGTGACTCCAGGGGCCAGTGTTGAGCCCTCTTGCGTCTGTACACCCCAAACtggcataaaagaagaagaagaggatgaTACGTTAAAACCGTAA